One Microbacterium keratanolyticum DNA window includes the following coding sequences:
- the obgE gene encoding GTPase ObgE — translation MVTFVDTVTLHLRAGKGGNGCVSVHREKFKPLGGPDGGNGGDGGDVVLVADPQVTTLLSYHHSPHRAAGNGGFGMGDMRSGAMGEDLELPVPVGTVVKSADGETLVDLLVPGERFIAAAGGQGGLGNAALSSPKRKAPGFALLGTPGYEGSIVLELKTVADVALVGYPSAGKSSLIAAISAARPKIADYPFTTLHPNLGVVQAGDARYTVADVPGLIEGASEGRGLGLEFLRHVERCSALLHVLDCATLEPGRDPISDLDVILAELGSYEVPEGQIPLLERPQLIALNKIDVPEARDLADLVRPELEARGFRVFDISTVSHEGLRPLTFALGELVEKHRVAAAVEAPAERVVIRPKGAVKEFTVRVEGGTYGNVYHVLGEKPLRWVLQTDFQNEEAVGYLADRLEKLGVENELFKLGATAGATVIIGEGNGVVFDWEPTMTSSAELITSARGLDSRLDTNTRRTTSQRRERYHERMDAKAAARAELETERLARRDDLPAEGE, via the coding sequence ATGGTCACGTTCGTTGATACCGTCACGCTGCACCTGCGTGCAGGTAAGGGTGGCAACGGATGTGTTTCCGTGCACCGTGAGAAGTTCAAGCCACTGGGCGGTCCGGATGGTGGCAATGGCGGCGACGGCGGCGACGTCGTCCTCGTCGCCGACCCGCAGGTCACGACGCTGCTGTCCTACCACCACTCGCCGCACCGCGCGGCCGGCAACGGCGGTTTCGGTATGGGTGACATGCGCTCCGGTGCGATGGGGGAGGACCTCGAGCTTCCGGTGCCCGTCGGCACGGTGGTGAAGTCCGCCGACGGTGAGACGCTCGTCGATCTTCTTGTCCCCGGCGAACGGTTCATCGCCGCAGCCGGTGGGCAGGGCGGGCTCGGCAACGCCGCGCTGTCCTCGCCCAAGCGGAAGGCTCCCGGCTTCGCGCTGCTCGGAACCCCCGGGTACGAGGGCTCGATCGTGCTCGAGCTCAAGACGGTCGCGGATGTCGCGCTCGTCGGCTATCCGTCGGCAGGCAAATCCAGCCTGATCGCTGCGATCTCTGCGGCACGTCCGAAGATCGCCGACTACCCCTTCACCACGCTGCACCCGAATCTCGGCGTCGTCCAGGCGGGCGATGCCCGGTACACGGTCGCCGACGTGCCGGGTCTCATCGAAGGGGCGAGCGAAGGCCGCGGACTCGGACTGGAGTTCCTCCGCCACGTCGAGCGATGCAGCGCCCTGCTGCACGTGCTCGACTGCGCGACGCTGGAGCCCGGTCGCGACCCGATCTCCGACCTTGACGTGATCCTCGCCGAGCTGGGCTCTTACGAGGTTCCCGAAGGGCAGATCCCGCTGCTGGAGCGCCCGCAGCTCATCGCACTCAACAAGATCGATGTGCCGGAGGCGCGCGATCTCGCAGATCTCGTGCGTCCCGAGCTCGAAGCCCGTGGATTCCGCGTCTTCGACATCTCCACGGTGTCGCACGAGGGACTGCGCCCGCTGACGTTCGCTCTCGGTGAGCTCGTCGAGAAGCACCGTGTTGCCGCGGCTGTCGAAGCGCCCGCCGAGCGGGTCGTCATCCGCCCCAAGGGTGCGGTCAAGGAGTTCACGGTCCGTGTCGAAGGTGGCACGTACGGCAACGTGTACCACGTGCTCGGCGAGAAGCCGCTGCGCTGGGTGCTGCAGACCGACTTCCAGAACGAAGAAGCTGTGGGATATCTCGCCGACCGCCTCGAGAAGCTCGGTGTCGAGAACGAGCTCTTCAAGCTCGGCGCGACCGCCGGTGCGACCGTCATCATCGGCGAAGGCAATGGCGTCGTGTTCGACTGGGAGCCGACGATGACCTCGTCCGCAGAGCTCATCACGTCGGCGCGAGGCCTGGATTCCCGTCTCGACACCAACACGCGTCGGACGACCAGCCAGCGTCGTGAGCGCTATCACGAGCGTATGGACGCCAAGGCCGCCGCGCGTGCAGAGCTCGAGACCGAGCGTCTCGCGCGCCGCGACGATCTTCCCGCGGAGGGCGAGTGA
- the rpmA gene encoding 50S ribosomal protein L27 yields MAHKKGASSTRNGRDSNAQRLGVKRFGGQEVNAGEIIVRQRGTHFHPGVNVGRGKDDTLFALSAGAVEFGNKGGRKVVNIVTAVA; encoded by the coding sequence ATGGCACACAAAAAGGGCGCAAGCTCCACCCGTAACGGTCGTGACTCCAACGCCCAGCGACTTGGCGTCAAGCGCTTCGGCGGCCAGGAAGTCAACGCTGGTGAGATCATCGTCCGTCAGCGCGGCACGCACTTCCACCCCGGCGTGAACGTCGGCCGTGGCAAGGACGACACCCTCTTCGCCCTCTCGGCCGGTGCGGTCGAGTTCGGCAACAAGGGCGGCCGCAAGGTCGTCAACATCGTCACCGCTGTCGCCTAA
- a CDS encoding vitamin K epoxide reductase family protein: protein MTAARSRPVVFALWLIVAGVIGWWAAFQLTVEKFHLLSDPDATLGCDFSLLVQCQANLDSWQGSVFGFPNPIIGLTGWMAPIVVGAALLAGARFNRWFWLLFGLGMTGALAFVIWLITQSIFVLGTLCPWCMVTWSVTIPTFFATLVHLFRVGAFPVSPKTQEAADRLMSWVPLATVLAFAVIAVIAQLRLDVLGNLF from the coding sequence ATGACTGCCGCACGATCGCGCCCCGTTGTCTTCGCCCTGTGGCTCATCGTCGCCGGCGTGATCGGCTGGTGGGCGGCCTTCCAGCTCACGGTAGAGAAGTTCCATCTGCTCAGCGATCCTGACGCGACGCTCGGCTGCGACTTCAGCCTTCTCGTGCAGTGCCAGGCGAACCTGGATTCCTGGCAGGGATCGGTGTTCGGCTTCCCGAATCCGATCATCGGGCTCACCGGATGGATGGCCCCGATCGTCGTGGGCGCCGCGCTGCTTGCCGGTGCACGGTTCAACCGCTGGTTCTGGCTGCTGTTCGGCCTGGGCATGACCGGTGCCCTGGCCTTCGTCATCTGGCTGATCACGCAGAGCATCTTCGTGCTCGGCACACTGTGCCCGTGGTGCATGGTCACCTGGTCGGTGACGATTCCGACCTTCTTCGCCACGCTGGTGCATCTGTTCCGCGTGGGTGCTTTCCCCGTCAGTCCGAAGACGCAGGAGGCGGCGGACCGGCTCATGAGCTGGGTTCCCCTTGCCACGGTGCTCGCCTTCGCCGTCATCGCGGTCATCGCGCAGCTGCGTCTGGATGTGCTGGGCAACCTCTTCTGA
- the rsfS gene encoding ribosome silencing factor, whose translation MQSPETAARMLQLAADAAVSKGGEDLVALNVSEPLPLVDIFLIVTGNSERNVAAIADEIEDKLIEAGHKRVRREGRTEARWVLLDFGDLVVHIFHEEERSYYDLERLWKDCPTVPIETASPVAGE comes from the coding sequence ATGCAGTCACCAGAAACCGCAGCCCGCATGCTGCAGCTCGCAGCCGATGCCGCGGTGTCGAAGGGCGGCGAGGATCTCGTCGCCCTGAACGTGTCGGAGCCGCTTCCGCTCGTCGACATCTTCCTCATCGTCACGGGTAACAGCGAGCGCAACGTCGCCGCGATCGCCGACGAGATCGAAGACAAGCTGATCGAAGCCGGTCACAAGCGAGTCCGTCGCGAGGGCCGCACCGAGGCGCGCTGGGTTCTGCTCGACTTCGGCGACCTCGTCGTGCACATCTTCCATGAAGAAGAACGCAGCTACTACGATCTCGAGCGCCTCTGGAAGGACTGCCCGACGGTCCCGATCGAGACCGCAAGCCCCGTCGCAGGGGAGTAG
- the ndk gene encoding nucleoside-diphosphate kinase, producing the protein MTTEETLILVKPDGVARGLTGAILARIEAKGYSLVDIRLVEPDRALLEQHYAEHEGKPFYEPLLEFMMSGPSVAIRLAGNRVIEGFRSLAGTTDPTTAAPGTIRGDFGRDWGLKVQQNLVHGSDSPESAARELGIWFS; encoded by the coding sequence ATGACTACTGAAGAGACGCTGATCCTGGTCAAGCCCGACGGTGTGGCCCGCGGCCTCACCGGCGCGATTCTCGCGCGCATCGAGGCGAAGGGATACTCGCTCGTCGACATCCGCCTCGTCGAGCCCGACCGTGCGCTGCTGGAGCAGCACTACGCCGAGCACGAGGGCAAGCCCTTCTACGAGCCGCTCCTCGAGTTCATGATGTCGGGACCGTCGGTGGCGATCCGCCTCGCTGGCAACCGCGTCATCGAGGGCTTCCGTTCGCTCGCAGGCACCACCGACCCGACGACCGCCGCTCCCGGCACCATCCGCGGTGACTTCGGCCGCGACTGGGGACTCAAGGTGCAGCAGAACCTCGTGCACGGCTCGGACAGCCCCGAGTCGGCTGCCCGCGAACTGGGCATCTGGTTCTCCTGA
- a CDS encoding glutamate-5-semialdehyde dehydrogenase, whose protein sequence is MTVDTSSAPVVTDTPQQRMALAKEASRATAQLTSDDKRSALHAIADALVASAPAIIAANQEDLERGRDNGLTTGLLDRLRLDDARIAGLASAVCEVAALADPVGQVVGGHRMPNGVALEQVRVPFGVVGVIYEARPNVTVDIAALALRSGNAVVLRGGSAARSSNTVLVEVMRSALDSAGITAEAIQTVDDFGRDGAHAMMRGRGLIDVLIPRGSASLIETVVTESTVPVIETGAGVVHIVLDESAPDDWARDIVVNAKVQRPSVCNAVETVLVLRPAAERLVPNVVEALVAQGVTVHGDAGVAELVPGVVPATEEDWGTEYLSLDVSMKLVDTLDEALAHIRRYSTGHTESIITTDSRNAERFLAEVDSAVVMANASTRFTDGGEFGFGAEVGISTQKLHTRGPMGLSELTSTKWLARGSGQTRA, encoded by the coding sequence ATGACCGTTGACACGTCTTCCGCGCCCGTCGTGACCGACACTCCGCAGCAGCGCATGGCGCTGGCGAAGGAGGCGTCGCGAGCGACAGCTCAGTTGACGAGCGACGACAAGCGCAGTGCTCTGCACGCGATCGCCGACGCGCTCGTGGCGAGCGCCCCGGCGATCATCGCGGCGAACCAGGAAGACCTGGAGCGCGGCCGTGACAACGGTCTCACGACCGGCCTTCTCGACCGTCTGCGCCTCGATGACGCACGTATCGCGGGGCTCGCCTCCGCGGTGTGCGAGGTTGCTGCGCTGGCGGATCCGGTCGGACAGGTCGTGGGCGGACACCGCATGCCCAACGGCGTCGCCCTCGAGCAGGTGCGCGTGCCGTTCGGCGTCGTGGGAGTGATCTACGAAGCGCGCCCGAACGTGACCGTCGATATCGCCGCTCTCGCGTTGCGCTCCGGCAACGCCGTTGTTCTGCGCGGCGGAAGCGCGGCTCGCAGTTCGAACACGGTGCTCGTCGAGGTCATGCGCTCTGCGCTCGACTCCGCGGGCATCACGGCGGAGGCGATTCAGACGGTCGACGACTTCGGTCGCGACGGAGCACACGCCATGATGCGCGGACGCGGCCTCATCGACGTTCTGATCCCTCGGGGGAGCGCCTCACTCATCGAGACCGTCGTCACCGAGTCCACCGTCCCGGTCATCGAGACAGGTGCGGGCGTCGTGCACATCGTGCTCGACGAGAGCGCTCCGGATGACTGGGCGCGTGACATCGTCGTGAACGCCAAGGTGCAGCGTCCCAGCGTGTGCAACGCGGTCGAGACCGTCCTCGTGCTTCGCCCGGCCGCCGAGCGGCTGGTCCCGAATGTCGTCGAGGCGCTTGTCGCGCAGGGTGTGACCGTACACGGCGATGCCGGTGTCGCGGAGCTCGTGCCGGGCGTCGTTCCCGCGACGGAAGAGGACTGGGGGACCGAGTACCTCAGCCTCGACGTGTCGATGAAGCTCGTCGACACCCTCGACGAGGCGCTCGCCCACATTCGTCGGTACAGCACCGGACACACCGAGTCGATCATCACGACCGATTCGCGCAATGCGGAGCGCTTCCTCGCCGAGGTGGATTCCGCAGTCGTCATGGCCAACGCTTCGACGCGCTTCACCGACGGAGGCGAGTTCGGCTTCGGCGCGGAGGTGGGCATCTCAACGCAGAAGCTGCACACGCGCGGACCGATGGGGCTGTCGGAACTCACGAGCACCAAGTGGCTCGCGCGCGGTTCCGGTCAGACGCGCGCCTGA
- the rplU gene encoding 50S ribosomal protein L21 encodes MVYAVVRAGGRQEKVEVGTVVQLDRVSAAKGETIELPAVLLVDGDAVTTDADKLAKVKVTAEVLGNLRGPKIVIQKYKNKTGYKKRQGHRQELSRVKVTGIK; translated from the coding sequence GTGGTTTACGCAGTAGTGCGCGCCGGTGGCCGGCAGGAGAAGGTAGAGGTCGGCACGGTCGTCCAGCTCGACCGCGTCAGCGCGGCCAAGGGCGAGACGATTGAGCTTCCCGCGGTGCTGCTCGTTGACGGCGACGCCGTCACCACCGACGCCGACAAGCTCGCAAAGGTGAAGGTCACGGCTGAGGTTCTCGGCAACCTCCGCGGCCCGAAGATCGTCATCCAGAAGTACAAGAACAAGACCGGTTACAAGAAGCGTCAGGGCCACCGTCAGGAGCTCTCGCGCGTCAAGGTCACTGGCATCAAGTAA
- the proB gene encoding glutamate 5-kinase: protein MTARARADLATAERIVVKVGSSSISGDSAWRIPLIVDALAAAHARGAEVVLVSSGAIATGIPFLRLDARPTDLATQQAAAAVGQNYLIYRYQEALRPHAIVSGQVLLTTNDLENATSRSNAKRAMERLLALRVLPIVNENDTVATQEIRFGDNDRLGALVAQLIGADALVLLSDVESLYTKPPSDPDATPLDVIPAGSDLSGLEFGASVVNGVGTGGAATKVSAARLAAASGIGVLVTSADLIEEALSGADIGTWFEPADVTQH, encoded by the coding sequence GTGACCGCTCGCGCCCGGGCGGATCTCGCGACCGCCGAACGAATCGTCGTCAAGGTCGGGTCCTCGTCCATCAGTGGAGATTCCGCCTGGCGCATCCCGCTGATCGTCGATGCCCTGGCTGCGGCACACGCGCGTGGTGCCGAGGTTGTGCTCGTGTCCTCGGGTGCGATCGCCACCGGCATCCCGTTCCTGCGTCTGGATGCGCGACCCACCGATCTGGCGACCCAGCAGGCCGCGGCGGCCGTGGGACAGAACTACCTGATCTACCGATACCAGGAGGCGCTGCGACCACACGCGATCGTCTCCGGCCAGGTGCTGCTGACGACCAACGACCTCGAGAACGCAACGTCTCGCAGCAACGCCAAGCGCGCCATGGAGCGTCTGCTCGCGTTGCGTGTGCTGCCGATCGTCAACGAGAACGACACCGTCGCCACCCAGGAGATCCGCTTCGGTGACAACGACCGCCTCGGCGCGCTTGTCGCTCAGCTGATCGGAGCGGATGCGCTCGTGCTGCTCAGCGATGTCGAGTCGCTGTACACGAAGCCTCCGAGTGATCCCGACGCGACGCCCCTCGACGTGATTCCGGCGGGTTCCGACCTGTCTGGACTTGAGTTCGGCGCGTCCGTGGTGAACGGCGTAGGCACCGGAGGGGCCGCGACCAAGGTCTCGGCGGCGCGCCTGGCGGCCGCATCCGGCATCGGCGTGCTCGTGACCAGCGCCGACCTCATCGAGGAGGCGCTGTCGGGGGCCGACATCGGCACCTGGTTCGAGCCGGCAGACGTCACACAGCACTGA
- a CDS encoding DUF4031 domain-containing protein, translating to MAILVDDAIWPAHGRLWAHLVSTASIQELHEFAAAHDLPRRAFDLDHYDVPAEALPRLIAGGARHVTGKQLVRALIASGLRIPARDR from the coding sequence ATGGCAATTCTTGTAGATGATGCGATCTGGCCGGCCCACGGACGCCTCTGGGCGCACCTGGTCAGCACCGCCAGCATCCAGGAACTGCACGAGTTCGCCGCGGCGCACGATCTGCCGCGCCGCGCCTTCGACCTCGATCACTACGACGTTCCCGCAGAAGCGCTCCCCCGGCTGATCGCCGGAGGAGCGCGTCATGTCACAGGCAAGCAGCTTGTGCGGGCTCTGATCGCCTCAGGACTCCGTATCCCCGCCCGAGACCGCTGA
- a CDS encoding aldose 1-epimerase family protein encodes MDHSIDTAVPASGEQYVLRDGGYVAHIASIGASVRGLTHEGRDLIVPFDADEVRPVYRGAMLAPWPNRVVGGSYAWAGEAQQLPLNEVARSHALHGLVAWSRFAPVAQTESEVTLVAVIEPQQGYPYRVKVVVHFAVTEAGLSTQVSATNVGGGRAPFGVAPHPYLVAGEGLVDDWRLELPADVVMTVTEDRLIPVGLVPVHEGAFDFRAARPIADTFIDHAFTGLSRTDGRATVRLTTPAGAGVGMSWGAECGWVQVHTADNPVLPASHRAGLAVEPMTCPPDAFNSGTDLITLDAGESTTAEWVIFAI; translated from the coding sequence ATGGACCACTCGATTGACACTGCTGTGCCGGCATCGGGGGAGCAGTACGTGCTCCGCGATGGGGGGTATGTGGCGCATATCGCGTCAATCGGCGCCTCGGTGCGCGGGCTCACCCACGAGGGGCGAGATCTGATCGTTCCCTTCGACGCAGACGAGGTGCGACCGGTGTATCGCGGAGCGATGCTTGCGCCCTGGCCGAATCGGGTGGTTGGCGGCTCGTACGCCTGGGCGGGTGAGGCGCAGCAGTTGCCGTTGAACGAGGTGGCGCGCTCCCACGCACTGCATGGCCTGGTGGCCTGGTCACGGTTTGCGCCTGTCGCGCAGACCGAGAGCGAGGTCACGCTGGTCGCCGTGATTGAACCGCAGCAGGGGTATCCGTATCGCGTGAAGGTCGTCGTGCACTTCGCTGTGACGGAGGCTGGCCTGTCAACGCAGGTGTCGGCGACCAACGTCGGTGGTGGGCGGGCGCCTTTCGGTGTTGCTCCCCACCCGTACCTCGTTGCGGGCGAGGGTCTGGTTGACGATTGGCGGCTGGAGCTTCCGGCGGATGTCGTCATGACAGTCACCGAGGATCGACTCATTCCCGTGGGCCTCGTGCCTGTGCACGAGGGGGCGTTCGATTTCCGTGCGGCTCGACCGATCGCGGACACCTTCATCGATCACGCTTTCACGGGGCTCTCGCGCACCGATGGTCGCGCCACCGTGCGGCTGACAACGCCGGCCGGGGCGGGCGTTGGCATGTCATGGGGCGCGGAGTGCGGTTGGGTGCAGGTGCACACCGCTGACAACCCGGTACTTCCGGCAAGCCACCGTGCCGGCCTCGCGGTCGAACCTATGACGTGCCCGCCTGATGCTTTCAACAGCGGAACGGATCTGATCACGCTTGACGCGGGTGAGTCGACAACTGCCGAGTGGGTGATCTTCGCGATCTGA
- a CDS encoding Rne/Rng family ribonuclease — MADENIDNSPTHDGDEQLSFETLIDTPEADAAPDAEPTGDEAPTVVEEPAEAPVADADESVAVEAEESATVEKAPVEADEAAPDAPETEAPGAETSDADAPAAVPDAHAVVPAVEPTKPAPVTAVSLGLLPEVFVSRVSTQLHFYAPEFVPLPARPERDSATDADDASGGNRRGRRRRGGDADETREEPRQRQRVVEYITEPQRIKGSTRLEAKKQRRRDGRDAGRRRPVVTEAEFLARREAVDREMIVRSKNGRTQIAVLEDNVLVEHYVARNQDASLIGNVYLGRVQNVLPSMEAAFVDIGRGRNAVLYSGEVDWDGVETGNQPRRIELALKPGDKVLVQVTKDPVGHKGARLTSQISLPGRYLVYVPGGSMNGISRKLPDTERARLKRILKEVLPESSGVIVRTAAEGATEEQLTRDVQRLTAQWEHIRTQVTSIQAPSLLHAEPDLLVKIVRDVFNEDFTKMLIQGTDASRTIRGYLESVAPDLLERVEAYEDDVDPFDAFRVTEQIEKALDRKVWLPSGGSLVIDRTEAMTVVDVNTGKFVGSGGNLEETVTKNNLEAAEEIVRQLRLRDIGGIIVVDFIDMVLESNRDLVLRRLVECLSRDRTKHQVAEVTSLGLVQMTRKKLGLGLLETFSEACEVCAGRGVIVHHDPVVKHRSSSNSGGGNGNGGSNRRQRGGNGNGGGNNGNGNGGGNGNGSSSQASAPAASATHSIPEGAKSALAQIAASTLLPQIEVEGAAPAAPAESVQAERPKKSRKKRGGDRSAPKTQTEALLDSVLDALPEPKAPGQGRGRRRVSTAALSGTPVVHTPTTTPSAVSGGDTES; from the coding sequence ATGGCCGATGAGAACATTGACAACAGTCCTACCCATGATGGTGACGAACAGCTCTCCTTCGAGACGCTGATCGACACGCCCGAGGCGGATGCTGCGCCGGACGCAGAGCCGACTGGCGACGAGGCGCCGACTGTTGTGGAGGAGCCGGCAGAGGCACCCGTCGCGGACGCAGACGAGTCCGTGGCCGTCGAGGCGGAGGAGTCGGCGACTGTCGAGAAGGCTCCGGTCGAGGCCGATGAAGCTGCACCGGACGCGCCCGAGACCGAGGCGCCCGGCGCAGAGACGTCGGATGCAGATGCTCCCGCCGCCGTTCCGGATGCGCACGCCGTCGTCCCGGCGGTGGAGCCGACGAAGCCCGCTCCCGTCACGGCCGTGAGCCTGGGACTGCTTCCCGAGGTGTTCGTCTCCCGGGTGTCGACGCAGCTGCACTTCTACGCCCCGGAGTTCGTGCCGCTGCCGGCGCGCCCGGAGCGAGACAGCGCCACAGATGCGGATGACGCCTCCGGCGGCAACCGCCGTGGTCGTCGCCGTCGCGGCGGAGACGCCGACGAGACGCGCGAAGAGCCGCGTCAGCGTCAGCGCGTCGTCGAGTACATCACCGAGCCGCAGCGCATCAAGGGCTCCACGCGCCTTGAGGCCAAGAAACAGCGCCGGCGTGATGGCCGCGACGCCGGTCGTCGCCGCCCGGTCGTCACCGAGGCCGAGTTCCTCGCTCGCCGTGAGGCTGTCGACCGCGAGATGATCGTGCGATCCAAGAACGGCCGCACGCAGATCGCGGTGCTCGAGGACAACGTTCTCGTCGAGCACTATGTGGCGCGCAACCAGGACGCCTCGCTCATCGGCAATGTGTACCTGGGGCGAGTGCAGAACGTCCTGCCCAGCATGGAGGCGGCCTTCGTCGACATCGGCCGCGGACGCAACGCCGTCCTCTACTCGGGCGAGGTGGACTGGGACGGCGTCGAGACCGGCAATCAGCCCCGCCGGATCGAGCTGGCCCTCAAGCCGGGCGACAAGGTTCTCGTGCAGGTCACGAAGGACCCGGTCGGTCACAAGGGCGCCCGTCTGACGAGCCAGATCTCCCTCCCCGGCCGCTACCTCGTGTACGTGCCCGGCGGATCGATGAACGGCATCTCCCGGAAGCTCCCTGACACCGAGCGTGCGCGTCTGAAGCGCATCCTCAAGGAGGTGCTCCCGGAATCGTCCGGCGTGATCGTGCGCACGGCGGCCGAGGGTGCAACTGAGGAGCAGCTCACTCGCGACGTGCAGCGACTGACCGCCCAGTGGGAGCACATTCGCACGCAGGTCACGAGCATCCAGGCGCCCTCCCTGCTTCATGCAGAGCCCGACCTGCTGGTCAAGATCGTGCGTGATGTCTTCAACGAGGACTTCACGAAGATGCTCATCCAGGGCACGGACGCCAGCCGCACCATCCGCGGCTACCTCGAGAGCGTCGCCCCCGACCTGCTGGAGCGCGTCGAGGCGTACGAGGATGACGTCGATCCGTTCGATGCCTTCCGTGTCACCGAGCAGATCGAGAAGGCGCTCGACCGCAAGGTCTGGCTGCCCTCCGGTGGATCCCTCGTGATCGACCGCACCGAGGCCATGACGGTTGTCGATGTCAACACCGGCAAGTTCGTCGGCTCCGGGGGCAACCTCGAAGAGACCGTCACGAAGAACAACCTCGAGGCGGCGGAAGAGATCGTTCGCCAGCTGCGCCTGCGCGACATCGGCGGCATCATCGTCGTCGACTTCATCGACATGGTGCTCGAATCCAACCGTGATCTCGTGCTGCGCCGTCTCGTCGAGTGCCTGAGCCGCGACCGGACCAAGCACCAGGTCGCCGAGGTGACCTCGCTGGGCCTGGTTCAGATGACGCGCAAGAAGCTCGGCCTGGGACTGCTGGAGACCTTCAGTGAGGCCTGTGAGGTCTGCGCCGGGCGCGGCGTCATCGTGCACCACGATCCGGTCGTGAAGCACCGTTCGTCGTCGAACTCCGGTGGAGGAAACGGCAACGGCGGCTCGAACCGTCGTCAGCGCGGTGGCAACGGCAACGGCGGCGGAAACAACGGCAACGGCAACGGCGGAGGAAACGGCAACGGCTCGTCCTCGCAGGCGTCTGCGCCCGCCGCATCCGCCACCCACAGCATCCCCGAGGGGGCGAAGTCAGCACTCGCGCAGATCGCCGCCTCCACGCTGCTCCCGCAGATCGAGGTCGAGGGTGCGGCACCCGCTGCTCCGGCTGAGAGCGTGCAGGCTGAGCGTCCGAAGAAGTCGCGCAAGAAGCGCGGCGGCGACCGCTCCGCGCCCAAGACGCAGACCGAAGCCCTGCTGGACTCCGTTCTCGACGCGCTTCCCGAGCCGAAGGCCCCCGGTCAGGGGCGCGGACGTCGTCGCGTCTCCACCGCGGCGCTGTCGGGCACGCCGGTCGTGCACACCCCCACTACGACGCCGTCAGCGGTCTCGGGCGGGGATACGGAGTCCTGA
- the nadD gene encoding nicotinate-nucleotide adenylyltransferase, whose translation MTTTTRTPRIGVMGGTFDPIHHGHLVAASEVAHSFDLDEVVFVPTGEPWHKDDVTFSEHRYLMTVIATASNPNFTVSRVDIDRDGPTYTIDTLRDLKAQRPEAEFFFISGADAVAQILSWRDHDELWDLAHFVAVSRPGHVLSTDGLPSDDVSQLEVPALAISSTNCRERVRAGDPVWYLVPDGVVQYIAKHHLYRSKV comes from the coding sequence ATGACGACGACCACTCGTACACCGCGCATCGGCGTGATGGGTGGCACTTTCGACCCCATTCACCATGGCCACCTCGTGGCGGCGAGTGAGGTTGCGCACTCCTTCGATCTCGACGAGGTCGTGTTCGTGCCCACGGGTGAGCCCTGGCACAAAGACGACGTCACGTTCAGTGAGCATCGTTATCTGATGACGGTGATCGCGACAGCATCCAACCCGAACTTCACTGTGAGTCGTGTCGACATCGATCGTGACGGACCCACCTACACGATCGACACACTGCGCGATCTGAAGGCTCAGCGGCCGGAGGCGGAGTTCTTCTTCATCTCCGGTGCCGACGCCGTAGCGCAGATTCTCAGCTGGAGGGATCATGATGAGTTGTGGGACCTGGCGCACTTCGTCGCCGTGTCCCGTCCAGGGCACGTGCTCAGCACGGACGGACTTCCCAGTGATGACGTGAGTCAACTGGAAGTTCCGGCTCTGGCCATCTCGTCAACGAACTGCCGGGAGCGCGTCCGCGCGGGGGATCCGGTGTGGTACCTCGTTCCCGACGGGGTCGTGCAGTACATAGCGAAGCATCATCTGTATCGGAGCAAGGTATGA